One window from the genome of Cricetulus griseus strain 17A/GY chromosome 2, alternate assembly CriGri-PICRH-1.0, whole genome shotgun sequence encodes:
- the Ifne gene encoding interferon epsilon — protein MIHKQLPEMVLLLLASSTVFSLEPKSILFQSRMKRESLHLLKTLPISSVYQCLAHRKNFQLPWQSVSRHQYQKGHVLAVLHELLQQIFSLFQAHVSRGIWEENHIERVLGALHQQLEYVELLAGLKAESKSGGLSAQSLRLQIKSYFRRIHDYLENQRYSSCAWIVVQVEINRCMFFVFRLTAWLNKQETDP, from the coding sequence ATGATTCACAAACAGCTCCCTGAAATGGTGTTGCTGCTGTTGGCTTCTTCCACTGTCTTCTCCCTAGAACCGAAATCGATTCTCTTCCAATCAAGAATGAAGAGAGAAAGCTTGCACCTACTGAAAACTTTGCCAATCTCGTCGGTCTACCAGTGTCTGGCTCACAGGAAAAATTTCCAGCTTCCTTGGCAGTCTGTGAGTCGTCACCAGTACCAAAAGGGACATGTACTGGCTGTTCTGCACGAGCTCCTTCAGCAGATCTTCAGCCTCTTCCAGGCACATGTTTCTCGGGGCATTTGGGAGGAAAACCATATAGAGAGAGTCTTAGGTGCACTTCACCAACAGCTGGAATACGTGGAGTTGCTAGCTGGACTAAAAGCAGAGTCGAAGAGTGGCGGCCTGAGTGCGCAGAGCCTTAGGCTACAGATTAAATCATACTTCAGGAGGATCCACGACTACTTGGAAAATCAGAGGTACAGCAGCTGTGCCTGGATCGTTGTCCAGGTAGAAATCAACCGCTGTATGTTCTTTGTGTTCAGGCTAACCGCATGGCtgaacaaacaagaaacagaCCCTTGA